The following is a genomic window from Verrucosispora sp. WMMD573.
GGTGCTGGGCCGGCGCTGGGTCTACGACGCGGTCGGCGACCCGGTGTACGCCGCCGCCCTGGCCGAGGCCATCTTCGCCGGCAGCGGACAGGCGCAGGAGTATTTCGAGGTCGACGGCCGGCGCGAGGTACGCCCGCCCAGCATGGGCATCACCAGTGACGCTCCCGCCGTCGTCGTGCCCCAGGTCGGCGCGGTGCGCCGGGTGGTCGACGGTGACCCGACGCTCATCGTCACCGACACCGTCGAGCTGGGGGTGATCCGCCGCCCCGGATCCACCGCCGCCCCAGCCGGCGCCACCTTGACCGGCAGCTGGGACGACGCCCAGGCCCCACTGGCGTACGCCGCGCCGCGCTGACCCGACACGGACACCGCGACACCGCCCGTCTTGCGCCACGGATGGCGACACCCGTCAGGCCAGGATGACGGGGTTGGTCAGGGCCGCCATCTGCCGGTCAGGATGGCGCACCTCGGCCCGGACGAAGCCGCCGTCCCGCGCGGCGGTGCGCCAGCGGATCGTGCCCACCCCGTCGGCGGGAAGTCGCTTGCGGAGCACGCTGCCGCGTTCGGTGTGCAGACTGACGATGCCGGCGGGCACCCCGGACACCCGCACCCGAACCTCGATCGGATCGCCCTCGGAGTCGAGGCGGGCACCGATGCCGGCAGCGCGGTCACCGGCCGCAGCGGTCAGTTCCAGGTCGACGGCAGCGGAGCCGGCAATCCAGCTTCGGCCGGCCCGCAGGCCGGCGAGGATCCCCTCGACACTCAGCTCCTCGGCGCAGACCACGGTATGCGGCATGCCGAGCTGGCCGGCGAGGTGGGCGTCACTGTTACCGAGCGCCGGCCACCACCGTCCCCGATGGATGTCGTGGCCGAGGTTGCGCCCCCACTCGGCCAGCGCCGCCTCGTTGTCCGCGTTCCACGGCAGGTCCGAGCGCCACTGCCCGTTCCAAACCTCCACGGCGTCGAAGCACCGGTACGGATAGGCCAGCGTCCCCGACTCGTACGGCGCGTACGGATGGGCGGCGACGCATATCCCACCCAGTTCACGAACGCGGGCCAACTCCGCGTCGATAGCGTCGTCGCGCACCCCGTACCGCCACTCGACCTGATGCCCGGGGTCGAAGCCGAGGGCGAGCCAGTGGCCGGTGTGGGTGGTGACCTCCTGCCCGAGGATGACCAGCAGGTCCTCGCCCGCGTACCGGCTCCACTCACCATGCCCGGCCGTGGTGTTGTGCTCGGTCGTGGCGACGAAGTCCAACCCGATCTCGCGGGCGGTGGCGGCGAGCTGCCCCGGGGTGAGTTCGCCGCCGGCGGAGAGTGTGGTGTGCAGGTGGACATCGCCCCGATACCAGCCGGGCTTCGGGCGGACCGACTCGCCGGTCCCCCGCGAGCCCACCGCGCGTGGCCGCTTCTTTCGATCGGGGTGGAACACCACCGCGGCAGACTACCGCCGGTCCCGGGGCCCGCTGCCGCCCGGTACGCGGGCGGCAGCGGGTGCCGTCACGAATCGGAGCACCTCGGGCCGGAGCCTCCCGCTAGGTAGCGGAGCACGCCGGTGCCATGCCCGTCCCTGACCCGGTGCCCTGGAAACCGAACTCAGTCGCCTGACCAGCGGCCATCGAGCCGTTGTAGCTGACGTTGACGAACCGGACCGTTCCGGTGCTGCCGCTGCGGCTGGCGTTCCACGCGTTGGTGACGGTAGCGCCGGACGGCAGCGCCACAGTCACCGTCCAACCATTGATCGACGTTCCGCCCGAGGTCACCCGGATCGTGGCCACGAAACCACCGTTCCACTGATTCAGCGACACCGACGCGGTGCAACCCGGCCCCGGCGACGGAGTCGTCGGAGGTGGAGTGGTCGGCGGCGCAGTGGTGGGCGGCAGTGTCGTCGGAGGCGCGGTCGTCGGAGGCGGAGTACCGCCGCCGATCGCACCCGGGACCGCCCGCAGGGCGTCGTACCAGACGGCGGCCATCTTGCTGTAGCCACGAGCGTTGGGGTGTACGCCGTCCGCCAGGTCCGCCAGCGTCAACGCGTTGTACATGTCGACCAGGTGTACGCGACGTCCGGCGTCGACCTTGCTCTGCACGATGCCGGGTATTGCCGCGTTGAAGGCGCGCACCTGACTGTCCGCTCCGGACAGCGGCACGATGGTCGCGACGAACACATCCGCCGCCGGCGCGGTGGCGGTGATTTTGTCGATGAGCGTGGACAGCCGGGACGGTGCGCCGGACGAGTTGCCGAACATGTCGTTGGTTCCGATGTGCAGCATCACCGTGCGGGGTGTGGTAGCCCGCAGCCAGTTGACCACGTTGGCGTCGATCTGCGCGATCGTCCACCCCGAGTGACCTTCGTGGTTGCGATCACCCAGGCTGCTCGGGCCGTTGGACATCGAGCCGACGAAGTCGACCTGGTAGCCGTCGGCCACGAGCTTCTGCCAGAGGTCGATCCGGTAGCCGCCGGGCACATTGAACCCGTCGGTGATCGAGTCGCCGAGCGGCATCACCCGTACTGGGGCGTCGGCTGCGGCGTTGGTCGGCCCGGCGGCGACCGCCGTGGTAGCCACGACGGCGGCAAGGGCCGCGAAGAGCGCCGACACATTCAATCTTCGTAGCATGGGCACATTCCCCGATCTGATCCGTTGCGGTCGGTCGAGTCGCCACGGCCGTTGGCGCTTCATACGTGGTGACGGTGGCAGCGGAGGACGGTCGTGCCCACGATCCATCCACTGACGGTGCCCTGAATGCGCTCACGGCGGAGGCCACACCAACCCGCTGGCCGGGACGAGCCGACCTGCGCGCCGCGATGCGTCGCACCCGAGCGCAGCCAATCCATACGCTCGGAGCCGCCCGAGACTCCCCTCCGCAGGCTAGCCGGAGAACCTTTGCGCGGACAAGATTCGACCAGCTCCTTCCACACTATGCAGTGACGGACGCCGATAGCTGGCTACTCGGTCGAGAAGACCAGTGACATGACGCCCACCGCCGGACTCCTACCCAGGGAGGATGTGGCGGACCACCCACTGGCCGCGGCTGAGGCTTCTGGTCGGGCGCGGTGGACAGTCGCTCGATCCAGCATCTACAGGCATGACTGACAACCTGTCGCGGCGGGCGTACCGGCACCGCCCCCTGATGGTCTTCGTCTCGGCGATGGCGGTGCTCGCCGTCGTCTGCGCGGTCGGCATCGTCGCCGACCAGCGGGTCCTCACCGGCGTGCCGATCTGGCTCAAGCCGTTCAAGTTCGCGGTGTCGTTCGTCCTGTACGGCGGCACCCTGGTCTGGCTGCTCTCCCTGCTGCGTCGCCGTAGCCGGGTCGCGGAGTGGGCGGTGACCGTGGTGGTCGCCATGGGTGTGGTGGAGATGGTCATCATCGTCGGGCAGGTGCTCCGCGGCACCACCAGCCACTACAACGAGACCAGCGCGGTCAACGCCGCGCTGTGGCAGCTGATGGGTGCGGCGATCATGGTGCTGTTCGTCGCGCACGTCGTCATCGGTGTCGCGGTGTTGCGACAGCCGATCGCCGACCGCGCGGTCCGGTACGCGATCGGGCTGGGACTCGGACTCGCGGCACTCGGCATGCTGGTGGCGGTACCGATGACCCTGTCGGATCAGGCTCCCATGGTCGAGGGCGTCGCCGGGGCGCACAGTGTGGGGGTGCCCGACGGCGGGCCGGGGCTGCCGCTGGTCGGCTGGAGCACGACCGGTGGGGATCTGCGGATCGGGCATTTCGTGGGGCTGCACGGGATGCAGGTGTTGCCGATCCTGGCGCTGCTGCTGAGCCGGTTCGCCGGTGGTGCGTTGGACGAGCGCGCCCGGGTGCGGTTGCTGCTCGTCGTGGGCGTCGGTTACGGTGCGGCGACCGTACTGCTGACCTGGCAGGCGCTGCGCGGGCAGCCGCTGCTCCGGCCGGACACGCTCACCCTGGCCGCTGCCGCGGCGCTGGCGGTGGTGACCGTAGCCGCTGCCGGCGCGGTGCTGGCTCGACACCGGTTTCCGGCGGCGACAGTCGAACACCAGGCGGCGGGCGCGGGTGAGCGGCGCGCGGCGGGTCCGCGCGATGGCCGGGTCGCGGGTGACGAGCGGACGGAGGTGACCGCGTGAGCGCCACGTTGTTCTCCCTGACCTTCGTGGTGGCGGCACCCTTCTGGGCGCTGATGATCCTGCTGCCGAACTGGACGGTGACCCACCGGATCATCAGGTCACCGCTGATCGTGGTCCCGGCCGTGGTGATCTACGCGATCCTGGTGATCCCGGCGTTCGCAGAGGTCCTGCCGGCGGTGTTCGACCCCAGCCTCGACGCCGTACGGGAGTTGCTGGGCACCGCCGACGGCGCGGCGGCGGCCTGGGCGCACTTCATCGCCTTCGACCTGTTCGTCGGACGTTGGGCCTGGCTCGACAGCCGCGAGCGGAAAGTCCCGCCGCTGGTGATGGCGCCGGTGCTGCTGCTGACGATCCTGCTGGGCCCGCTCGGCCTCGCCGCCTATCTGGCCGTACGCACCAGGTGGGCGGGTCCGACGGCCCCGACGAGCACCGCCTAGGCTGAGGCCGTGGCCTGGGTGGGACGGCTGTTCGACGCGCGCGACAGCCTGGTACGGATGGTGCTGCTCATCCTCTCCGGCCTGGGCTATCTGTTCTTCGGCACCCTGTCCGCACCGACCAGCACCCAGTGGGTGCTCGCGGCGCTCGCCTTCGCGGTCGGGCTGTCGCTGCACCACCGGCCGCTGGCCGGCATGCTGACCCAGGCCACGCTGCTGGCGGTCGCGATCTGGCTTCTCGACGATTTCATGATCAATCAGGTGGGTGCCAGTTGGGCGCTGCTCGAACTGACCATGGCCGCCCGCCGGGGGCGGACCATCTGGCTGGCGGCGGGTCTGCTGGCCGTGGTCGACCTGACCGACTCGATCGGCGATCCGCTGCCGCGTCTGCTCTCCGGTGTGTTCGGGCTGCTGGCGGAGGTCGGCGTTCCGCTGCTGCTCGGGCTGGTCATCCGGACCACCAGGGAGCTCGGGCAGCAGTCGCGGCAGCGGGCCGAGGAGGAGCAGCGGCGACGCGAGTCGGAGAGCCGTGCCGCACGTGCTGACGAGCGCAGCGCCATCGCCCGGGAGCTGCACGACGTGGTGGCGCACCACGTGGCGTCGATGGTGCTGCGTGTCGGGGTGGCCCGGCACGTGCTGACCGACCTGGATCCACGGGTCGGCGAGGTCTTCGACGACGTCCACGGCACCGGCACCGCGGCCCTTGCCGACCTGCGCCGGCTGGTCGCGGTGCTGCGCGACCCCGACGGCGTACGCGGCGACGCCGCGCTGACCGCGATCGAACCGTCGGCGCTGCCGGCCGCGCTCGGCGCCGCGGTGGACCGGGCCCGCCAGGCCGGTGTCACAGTGGTCGCCGACATCGACCCGGCGGTCGGCACCCTCGACGCGGTACGCGGTCTCGCGGTGCTGCGGCTCAGCCAGGAGGCGTTGACGAACGTGGCGAAGCACGCCGGTACCGCTGCGGTGGCACGGCTCTCGGTCAGCGTGGTCGATGGGGCCGTCCACTGGGAGGTAATCGACGACGGTCGCGGCTCGGTGCCCGACATCGTGCCGGTCGGCGGCGGCCACGGCATCACCGGCATGCGCGAACGCGTCGAGGTGCTCGGCGGACAGCTGACGGCCGGCCCGACCGGCACGGGGTGGCGGGTGGCCACCGTGCTGGACGGGACCCGAGCCGGCCCACGCGCGACGGAGCGCGCGTGATCCGGGTACTGCTGGTCGACGACCAGCACCTCATCCGCGCCGGCCTGCGCATGCTCTGTGAGGCTCAGCCCGACATCGAGGTCGTCGGCGAGGCCGACAACGGCCGCGACGCGATCACCCTCGCCGCGCGGCTGGTGCCCGACGTCGTGGTGATGGACCTGCGCATGCCCGGGGTCGACGGGATCTCCGCCACCAGCCGGATCATCGCCGAGCGGCCCGGTGCCCGCGTCCTGGTGCTTACCACGTTCGGCGACGACGACCACCTCTATCCGGCGTTGACGGCCGGCGCCTGTGGCTTCCTGCTCAAGGACGCACCGCCGACCGAGCTGCTGGATGGCGTGCGCCGGGCCGCCACGGGCGACAGCCCGTTCAGTCAGGAGGTGCTGCGCCGGTTGGTGCAGCGCGCGGTGCACGCGGGCACCGGGACGCCGCCGCCGGTCACCGGGCTGACCGCCCGGGAACAGCAGGTGTTGGAGCTGGTCGCCGACGGGTTGTCCAACGGCGAGATCGCCGAGCGGCTGCACGTCGGCGTCACCACGGTCAAGTCCCACATCACCAGCCTGATGACCAAGACAGGCAGCCCCAACCGGGTACGCCTGGCGCTGTTCGCCCGCGGACTGTGAGCGGCGTCAACCGCCGGCCATCGCGCCGAGGACGATGAACGGCTCCTGCCCGGCGACGACCTGCTCGGGCAGGGGCGCGTCGGGTGAGCAGTTGGAGAGATCCTCCTCGCAGGCGTAGAAGCGGACGAAGGCGCGGCGCTTGCCGCTGTGCCGGTCGCGGATGGTGCCGAGCAGCATCGGGTACCGCGCCTCGATGGCGTCGAGCACCAGGCGCTGGGTGGCCGGCCCGGGGCCGGCCACCTCGATCCGCACCTCGCCGGTCACCCCGGCGAGGGTCTTCAGGTGCGCCGGGAGGACCACCCGGATCACGGCAGCACCTGGACTTCCACGGAGAGCACGGGTGGCAGGTCCCGGACGATCGGCGCCCAGCTGTCGCCACCGTCGGCGGAGCGGTAGACCTGGCCACCGGTGGTGCCGAAGTAGATGCCGCAGGGGTCGAGCGTGTCGACAGCCATCGCGTCCCGCAGCACGTTGACGTAGCAGTCGGACTGCGGCAGCCCGTCGGTCAGCGGCTCCCACTCGTCGCCGCCCGTGCGGCTGCGGTAGACGCGCAGCTTCCCCTCCGGCGGGTAGTGCTCGGAGTCGCTCTTGATCGGCACCACGTAGATGGTCTCCGGCTCGTGGGCGTGCACCGCGACCGGGAAGCCGAAGTCCGACGGCAGGTTGCCGCTGACCTCGCGCCAGTTGGCGCCGGCGTCGTCGCTGCGCATCACGTCCCAGTGCTTCTGCATGTACAGCGTGTCGGGGCGCGACGGGTGCTGGGTGATGTGGTGCACGCAGTGGCCGACCTCGGAGTCCTGGTCGGGAATCTCCCCCGACCGCAGCCCCTTGTTGATCGGCAGCCAGCTGGTGCCGCCGTCGTCGCTGCGGAACGCGCCGGCCGCCGAGATGGCGGTGTAGATCCGACCCTGGTGGACCGGATCCAGGATGATCGTGTGCAGGCACAGGCCACCCGCGCCGGGCTGCCATGACGGCCCGCTCGGATGGGTGCGCAGGGCGGTCAGCTCCGTCCACTTGCCGCCGCCGTCGTGGGACACGTAGAGCGCCGCGTCCTCCGCCCCCGCGTAGACGGTGTCGGGATCGTCGCGGGACGGTTCGAGGTGCCAGATGCGCTTGAACTCCCAGGGGCGCGGGGTTCCGTCGTACCACAGGTGGTCGCCGACGTCGCCGACGTAGGCGAAGTCGTTGTCGACAGTGGTCCAGGTCCGCCCGCCGTCGTCGGAGCGCTGGATCAGCTGCCCGAACCAGCCACCGGACTGCGAGGCGTAGAGCCGGTCCGGATCGGCCGGCGATCCGGTGAGGTGGTACATCTCCCAGCCGCCGAAGTGCGGCCCGTCTACCGTCCAGCTGTCGCGTCTGCCGTCGGAGGTCAGGATGAACGCGCCCTTGCGCGTCCCCACCAGTACGCGTACACCACTCATGAGCGTTCTCTCGTCTTCGTCGGGTCGGCGCGACGGTCGCCGCGCGGCCACCGCACCGACATTCTTCAGTCCTGGTCGGTCTACTCCTCAGGTACGACGATTTGGCATCAGCGGAACGGAAAGCACCGCGTCCGCCGCGCGGATCCCCCGGCTTCTGTCGGATGCCCGTCACTGCCGGCCCTGACCCGTATCCCACCGTGGCGGCCCTTGCACGGCGTAGTGACACCGACCACGATGGGATCATGGTCGATGGATTGATCTTGCAGGTCGGGTCGGACGGTCCGCTCAGCGACGAGGAGTTGGCCGAGCAGGCCCGCCATCTGAAGGAACACCTGAACCAGCTGCCCGGTGTCGAGGCGAGCGAACTGACCGCCGAGGCCGCACCGGGTACCCGGGACACCGCGAGCTACCTCTTCGGCGTACTCGCCCTCGCCGTGTTCACCGTGCCGACGGTCAAGCGGGCGGCGGCGGACATCCGGCACCTGGCCGAGGTCATCAAGCGCTATCAGGAGCGCAACAAGGGCAAGCGACTGCGCATGACCCTTCCCGACGGCACCGAGATCGACGTACGGGACGTGTCGGAGAAGACCCTGGCCGAGCTGATCAAGTCGGTGTCGGTGCCCCGGCAGGGCACGGCGGCCCTGCCCGAGAAGGTCGACGGTGACTGACCCGGCGGAGCCACGGTGAAGCGGGCGCTGCTGGTCGGGGTGGGCAGCTACGCCAGCGAGGCGCTGCCCACCCTCGACTCCCCCGCCAGCGACCTGAAGGACTGGGCCCGGCTGCTACGGGATCCGACGCTCGGCGCCTTCGACGACGTACGCGATCTCCTGGACGCCGACTCGTCCCGCCTCCAGCTGGCCCTCTACGATTTCCTGACCAGCGCCGACCCGCACGACTTCCTGCTCGTCTACTACTCCGGCCACGGGCGGCTGCATCACGACCACCGGCTCTACCTCACCGCGACCGACACCGACCTCGACCGGCTGCCGCCGACCTCGGTGCCGACCGACGAGTTCCGGCACTGGGTCGACGAGTGCCGGGCCGGCGAACTGGTGCTGATCCTCGACTGCTGCCACGCGGGCGCCTTCGGCGACCTCAAGCAGCGCGGCGACCGCAGTCGCATCGTCGTGGTCTCCGCCGGGGCCACCGAGCTGGCCCACGAGGGCGACGGCCACAAGCAGCACGCGCTGCCGTCGGCGTTCTCCGGTCCGTTCCTGGAAGGGCTGCGTACCGGCGGGGCCGACCGGGACGGTAACGGGATCATCAGCGTACGGGAGGCGTTCGAGTACGCGGCCGTGCGCATGGTCGACCGGGAACGCCGGCAGACACCCCAGATGCGCGCCGCCGGAGTCGGTGACCTCATCCTCAGCAACGCGCCCCGCCGGCCCCAACTGATCCCGGAGGAACTGCTGACGCTCACCCGCAGCCGGCTCGCGGCGGCCCGGGTGCTGGCGGTGGACGAGCTGAGCAACTGGGCGTACGGCCACCAGCGCAGCCGGGAACAGCTGGTCGCCGCCTTCGAGACGCTGGAGACCCTGGAACGGGATCCGGCGGAACGGGTGGCCGAGCGCGCCCGCCAGGCCCTGTCGGGGCGGCTGCGGGTCACCCGGGCCGAGGTGGCGGAGGATCCCGGGCCGCCGGAGCCTGCGGGCGAGCCGGGCTGGGCGGCGGGCAGCACCTTCTACGAGGTCAACGTCCGGTTCTTCTACGACTCCGACGGTGACGGCCACGGCGACCTGCGGGGTGTCACCGAGAAGCTCGACTACCTGCGCCGCCTCGGCGTCGACTGCCTGCTGCTCAACCCGATCATGGCGGCGCCGGCGCTGGGCGACGGTCGGGCGACCGCCGACTTCGAGGCGATCGACGAGGGGCTCGGCGCACCGTCGCACCTGCTGGAGCTGCTCAGCCTCGCGCATCGGCAGGGGTTGCGGGTGGTGCTGGATCTGGTGCTCAACCACACCAGCGACCAGCACCCGTGGTTCCAGGCGTCGCGCAGCGACCCGGCCGGCCCGTACGGCGACTTCTACGTCTGGAGCGACAGCGGCGACAGTTACGCCGAGGCCGACGACCCGCTCGGCAGCCACGGCGCGGGGTGGACCTACGACAGCCAACGCCGCCAGTACTACTGGCACCGCTACAGCCGGTCCGAGCCGGACCTGAACTACGACGCGCCCGAGGTGCGCGCGGCGATGCGCGACGTGATGGCCTTCTGGCTCCGCCAGGGCGTCGACGGGCTGCGCCTGCTCACCGTCCCGTACCTGTTCGAGCGCAGCGGCACCTCCAGCAAGGGGCTCGACGAGACCCACGGCTACCTGCGTCAACTCCGGTCCTGGTTGGACACGACGTACCCGGACCGGATCCTGATCGCCTGGAGCGAGGACTGGCCGGAGGGTGCGGGTGCCTACTTCGGCACCGCCGAGCATCCGGAGTGCCACCTGGTGATGTACGCCTCGCTGATGCCGAGCCTGCTGCTGGCCATGCGACGGGAGGCGCACCGGCCGGTGTCCCGGGTGCTGGCGCAGATGGGCGACCAGCCGCCCGACCGGCACTGGGTGGTGTTCCTGCGCAACGGCGACGAGATGTCGCTGGGCCTGCTGCACGAGCGGGAACGCGACGACCTGCTGCACGCGTACGCGCCGCTGGCCCGGATGCGCGGCGCGACCGGCATCCG
Proteins encoded in this region:
- a CDS encoding ABA4-like family protein translates to MSATLFSLTFVVAAPFWALMILLPNWTVTHRIIRSPLIVVPAVVIYAILVIPAFAEVLPAVFDPSLDAVRELLGTADGAAAAWAHFIAFDLFVGRWAWLDSRERKVPPLVMAPVLLLTILLGPLGLAAYLAVRTRWAGPTAPTSTA
- a CDS encoding CehA/McbA family metallohydrolase, whose product is MVFHPDRKKRPRAVGSRGTGESVRPKPGWYRGDVHLHTTLSAGGELTPGQLAATAREIGLDFVATTEHNTTAGHGEWSRYAGEDLLVILGQEVTTHTGHWLALGFDPGHQVEWRYGVRDDAIDAELARVRELGGICVAAHPYAPYESGTLAYPYRCFDAVEVWNGQWRSDLPWNADNEAALAEWGRNLGHDIHRGRWWPALGNSDAHLAGQLGMPHTVVCAEELSVEGILAGLRAGRSWIAGSAAVDLELTAAAGDRAAGIGARLDSEGDPIEVRVRVSGVPAGIVSLHTERGSVLRKRLPADGVGTIRWRTAARDGGFVRAEVRHPDRQMAALTNPVILA
- a CDS encoding alpha-amylase family glycosyl hydrolase, encoding MKRALLVGVGSYASEALPTLDSPASDLKDWARLLRDPTLGAFDDVRDLLDADSSRLQLALYDFLTSADPHDFLLVYYSGHGRLHHDHRLYLTATDTDLDRLPPTSVPTDEFRHWVDECRAGELVLILDCCHAGAFGDLKQRGDRSRIVVVSAGATELAHEGDGHKQHALPSAFSGPFLEGLRTGGADRDGNGIISVREAFEYAAVRMVDRERRQTPQMRAAGVGDLILSNAPRRPQLIPEELLTLTRSRLAAARVLAVDELSNWAYGHQRSREQLVAAFETLETLERDPAERVAERARQALSGRLRVTRAEVAEDPGPPEPAGEPGWAAGSTFYEVNVRFFYDSDGDGHGDLRGVTEKLDYLRRLGVDCLLLNPIMAAPALGDGRATADFEAIDEGLGAPSHLLELLSLAHRQGLRVVLDLVLNHTSDQHPWFQASRSDPAGPYGDFYVWSDSGDSYAEADDPLGSHGAGWTYDSQRRQYYWHRYSRSEPDLNYDAPEVRAAMRDVMAFWLRQGVDGLRLLTVPYLFERSGTSSKGLDETHGYLRQLRSWLDTTYPDRILIAWSEDWPEGAGAYFGTAEHPECHLVMYASLMPSLLLAMRREAHRPVSRVLAQMGDQPPDRHWVVFLRNGDEMSLGLLHERERDDLLHAYAPLARMRGATGIRRRTATLLNDDRGQLELAFALLLSMPGVPVLYYGDEIGMGENLALPGHLAFNTPMQWAPDRNGGFSVAQPENLPAPPIHESIYGYMAVNVENQLRSRSSLLHVVEKLIETRHACPAFSRPGCRIVRSTNPAVLAFLRGEPDDEVLCLFNFSRYPQTTTLGLASHVGCRPRELTGGAEFPGVPDSGEYDLGVAGHGFFWLSVAAGPRDEPFE
- a CDS encoding cellulose binding domain-containing protein, which gives rise to MLRRLNVSALFAALAAVVATTAVAAGPTNAAADAPVRVMPLGDSITDGFNVPGGYRIDLWQKLVADGYQVDFVGSMSNGPSSLGDRNHEGHSGWTIAQIDANVVNWLRATTPRTVMLHIGTNDMFGNSSGAPSRLSTLIDKITATAPAADVFVATIVPLSGADSQVRAFNAAIPGIVQSKVDAGRRVHLVDMYNALTLADLADGVHPNARGYSKMAAVWYDALRAVPGAIGGGTPPPTTAPPTTLPPTTAPPTTPPPTTPSPGPGCTASVSLNQWNGGFVATIRVTSGGTSINGWTVTVALPSGATVTNAWNASRSGSTGTVRFVNVSYNGSMAAGQATEFGFQGTGSGTGMAPACSAT
- a CDS encoding response regulator transcription factor, with amino-acid sequence MIRVLLVDDQHLIRAGLRMLCEAQPDIEVVGEADNGRDAITLAARLVPDVVVMDLRMPGVDGISATSRIIAERPGARVLVLTTFGDDDHLYPALTAGACGFLLKDAPPTELLDGVRRAATGDSPFSQEVLRRLVQRAVHAGTGTPPPVTGLTAREQQVLELVADGLSNGEIAERLHVGVTTVKSHITSLMTKTGSPNRVRLALFARGL
- a CDS encoding MoaD/ThiS family protein; the encoded protein is MIRVVLPAHLKTLAGVTGEVRIEVAGPGPATQRLVLDAIEARYPMLLGTIRDRHSGKRRAFVRFYACEEDLSNCSPDAPLPEQVVAGQEPFIVLGAMAGG
- a CDS encoding histidine kinase, giving the protein MAWVGRLFDARDSLVRMVLLILSGLGYLFFGTLSAPTSTQWVLAALAFAVGLSLHHRPLAGMLTQATLLAVAIWLLDDFMINQVGASWALLELTMAARRGRTIWLAAGLLAVVDLTDSIGDPLPRLLSGVFGLLAEVGVPLLLGLVIRTTRELGQQSRQRAEEEQRRRESESRAARADERSAIARELHDVVAHHVASMVLRVGVARHVLTDLDPRVGEVFDDVHGTGTAALADLRRLVAVLRDPDGVRGDAALTAIEPSALPAALGAAVDRARQAGVTVVADIDPAVGTLDAVRGLAVLRLSQEALTNVAKHAGTAAVARLSVSVVDGAVHWEVIDDGRGSVPDIVPVGGGHGITGMRERVEVLGGQLTAGPTGTGWRVATVLDGTRAGPRATERA
- a CDS encoding sialidase family protein encodes the protein MSGVRVLVGTRKGAFILTSDGRRDSWTVDGPHFGGWEMYHLTGSPADPDRLYASQSGGWFGQLIQRSDDGGRTWTTVDNDFAYVGDVGDHLWYDGTPRPWEFKRIWHLEPSRDDPDTVYAGAEDAALYVSHDGGGKWTELTALRTHPSGPSWQPGAGGLCLHTIILDPVHQGRIYTAISAAGAFRSDDGGTSWLPINKGLRSGEIPDQDSEVGHCVHHITQHPSRPDTLYMQKHWDVMRSDDAGANWREVSGNLPSDFGFPVAVHAHEPETIYVVPIKSDSEHYPPEGKLRVYRSRTGGDEWEPLTDGLPQSDCYVNVLRDAMAVDTLDPCGIYFGTTGGQVYRSADGGDSWAPIVRDLPPVLSVEVQVLP